The following are encoded in a window of Salmo trutta chromosome 9, fSalTru1.1, whole genome shotgun sequence genomic DNA:
- the LOC115200334 gene encoding E3 ubiquitin-protein ligase CHFR isoform X3 — translation MYQSIKPERTFSQDTIGGATRCSVMQQKAQTCPVTAAVCVSVEPFLVGPPREQQALDEPQPSTSSHHLHTACSSAASLLHSSALDTRQTEAQNRVTMLYKEEEGDMEPERKRRKTDSADKDYDFGLPHTSSIAVVGPSPAKVSLIRDLLGKAAVTVEEAKTDKMEESLTCIICQDLLHDCVSLQPCMHTFCAACYSGWMERSSLCPTCRCPVERIRKNHILNNLVEAYLIQHPEKCRSEEDLKSMDSQNKITRDMLQPKIERSFSDEEGSSDYLFELSDNDSDTSDISQPVVMCRQCPGYRKEVSQVLWATGPAPPALLGPALLGPVLPAPLGPAPPTPEDRPGKPPGAGESTLSTCSDVPTTAPQDYTCPPLGSHVICTCCLQPMPDRRAELIGQQLSAQQCVACLRPFCHMYWGCQRIGCQGCLARFSELNLTDKCLDGVLNSNNYESEILQSYLSARGMSWRDMLQEGLQGLQQGTFYLSDYRINSNAILCFCCGLRAFGELAYKYRQNIPASALPAVVTSRPDCYWGRNCRTQVKAHHATKFNHICEQTRFKS, via the exons ATGTATCAGTCCATAAAACCAGAGAGGACATTCTCACAAGACACAATTG GTGGTGCCACCAGATGCTCAGTAATGCAGCAGAAAGCCCAGACCTGCCCTGTTACAGCTgcagtatgtgtgtctgtggaGCCATTCCTTGTTGGACCTCCACGGGAGCAGCAGGCCTTGGATGAACCCcagccctccacctcctcccatcACCTCCACACAGCCTGTTCCTCTGCAGCCTCCCTCCTGCACTCCTCTGCCTTAG ACACACGACAGACTGAAGCCCAGAACCGAGTCACAATGTTGTataaggaggaggaaggggacatGGAGccagagagaaaaaggaggaaaACTGACAGTGCTG ACAAGGACTATGATTTTGGACTACCACATACTTCCAGTATTGCGGTGGTCGGCCCCAGCCCAGCTAAGGTTTCTCTTATCAGGGATCTGTTGGGAAAAGCTGCTGTGACTGTGGAAGAAGCCAAGACTGACAAGATGGAGGAGTCCCTCACCTGTATCATCTGTCAGGACCTACTTCATGACTGTGTCAG CCTGCAGCCCTGTATGCACACCTTCTGTGCTGCATGTTACTCTGGCTGGATGGAGCGCTCGtctctctgccccacctgccgTTGCCCTGTAGAGAGGATCCGCAAGAACCACATCCTCAACAACCTGGTGGAGGCCTACCTTATCCAACACCCAG AGAAGTGTCGCAGTGAGGAGGACCTGAAGAGCATGGACAGCCAGAACAAGATAACTCGGGACATGCTGCAGCCAAAGATTGAGCGTTCCTTCTCTGATGAAGAGGGCAGCTCTGATTATCTCTTTGAGCTCTCCGACAACGACAGTGACACCTCCGATATCAG CCAGCCCGTTGTGATGTGCAGACAGTGTCCAGGCTACAGGAAGGAGGTCAGCCAGGTACTGTGGGCCACAGGGCCAGCCCCACCAGCTCTTCTAGGACCAGCTCTTCTAGGACCAGTCCTACCGGCCCCTCTAGGACCAGCCCCACCAACTCCTGAGGACAGGCCAGGGAAACCCCCTGGGGCTGGGGAATCAACATTATCAACATGCTCTGATGTCCCCACTACAG CTCCTCAGGATTACACATGTCCTCCTCTGGGCAGCCATGTCATCTGCACCTGCTGCCTGCAGCCCATGCCAGACCGCCGCGCCGAGCTCATTGGCCAGCAACTCTCCGCTCAGCAAT GTGTGGCGTGCCTGCGGCCCTTCTGTCACATGTACTGGGGCTGCCAGAGGATCGGCTGTCAGGGCTGCCTCGCACGTTTCAGTG AACTCAACCTTACAGACAAATGCCTGGACGGTGTTCTGAACAGCAATAACTATGAATCAGAGATCCTCCAG AGTTACTTGTCAGCCAGAGGAATGTCGTGGAGGGACATGCTACAGGAGGGTCTTCAGGGCCTGCAACAGGGAACCTTCTATCTGTCTG ATTATCGCATCAACAGTAACGCCATACTCTGTTTCTGCTGTGGCCTGCGAGCCTTCGGGGAGCTGGCCTACAAATACAGACAGAACATCCCTGCCTCGGCGCTTCCTG